The following proteins come from a genomic window of Gossypium raimondii isolate GPD5lz chromosome 5, ASM2569854v1, whole genome shotgun sequence:
- the LOC105769253 gene encoding auxin response factor 6 isoform X5, whose protein sequence is MSYTGEKRVLNSELWHACAGPLVSLPPVGSRVVYFPQGHSEQVAASTNKEEVDVHVPNYPSLPPQLICQLHNVTMHADVETDEVYAQMTLQPLNPQEQKEAYLPAELGTSSRQPTNYFCKTLTASDTSTHGGFSVPRRAAEKVFPPLDFSQQPPAQELIARDLHDNEWKFRHIFRGQPKRHLLTTGWSVFVSAKRLVAGDSVLFIWNEKNQLLLGIRRANRPQTVMPSSVLSSDSMHLGLLAAAAHAASTNSRFTIFYNPRASPSEFVIPLTKYIKAVYHTRVSVGMRFRMLFETEESSVRRYMGTITGISDLDPVRWPNSHWRSVKVGWDESTAGDRQPRVSLWEIEPLTTFPMYPSPFPLRLKRPWPAGLPSFHGIKDDGLGMNSPLMWLQGDAGRGMPSLNFPGIGVTPWMQPRLDAASMLGLQTDIHQAMAAAALQDMRAVDPSKSATTTLLQFQQPQNLSCRPAALMQSQMLQQSQPQAFLQGVEDNQHQSQTQAQTQPPLVQQQLQQQNSFNNHQHQQQLQHPLSQQHQQLVDHQHISTGVSAMSQYTPASQSRSSPFQAIPSLCQQQSFSDSNGHTMTSPIVSPLHGLLGSFPQDESSGLLNLPRSNPVITSAAWPSKRAAVEVLSSGSPQCVLPQVEQLGPTQTNISHNSISLPPFPGRECSIDQAGGTDPQSHLLFGVNIEPSSLLLQNGMSSLRGVGSESDSTTIPFSSNYASTAGTDFSVNPAMTPSSCIEELGFLQSPENVGQENPQTRTFVKVYKSGSFGRSLDISKFSSYNELRSELARMFGLEGQLEDPLRSGWQLVFVDRENDVLLLGDDPWPEFVNSVWCIKILSPQEVQQMGKRGLELLNSVPVQRLLNGSCDDYASQQDSRNLSSGGKELPNGKELPNSSWNFII, encoded by the exons ATGTCTTATACGG GAGAGAAGAGAGTTCTGAACTCTGAACTTTGGCATGCATGTGCGGGTCCTCTTGTTTCTCTACCTCCAGTTGGAAGTAGGGTTGTTTACTTCCCACAGGGTCATAGCGAACAG GTAGCTGCATCAACCAACAAGGAGGAAGTGGATGTCCACGTACCTAACTACCCAAGCTTACCTCCACAACTTATATGTCAGCTCCATAATGTCACCATGCAT GCAGATGTTGAGACAGATGAAGTATATGCACAAATGACATTGCAACCACTGAATCCG CAAGAACAGAAGGAGGCTTACCTTCCAGCAGAATTGGGCACTTCCAGCAGACAGCCAACAAATTATTTCTGTAAAACATTAACAGCCAGTGACACAAGCACTCATGGAGGGTTCTCTGTTCCTCGCCGAGCTGCTGAAAAAGTGTTTCCCCCACTG GACTTCTCCCAGCAGCCTCCTGCTCAAGAGTTGATTGCAAGGGACTTACACGATAATGAATGGAAATTTAGGCATATATTTCGGG GTCAGCCCAAAAGGCACCTCTTGACAACAGGATGGAGCGTATTTGTAAGTGCTAAAAGACTAGTTGCAGGTGATTCAGTTCTTTTTATCTG gaatgaaaaaaatcaattacttCTTGGCATCCGACGAGCTAATCGACCTCAAACTGTAATGCCTTCATCTGTTTTATCGAGTGATAGCATGCACTTAGGGCTTCTTGCTGCCGCTGCTCATGCAGCTTCAACAAATAGCCGCTTCACTATATTTTATAACCCAAG GGCTAGTCCATCAGAATTTGTAATACctttaacaaaatatatcaaagCTGTCTATCATACTCGAGTTTCTGTTGGTATGCGCTTTAGAATGCTGTTTGAAACAGAAGAATCAAGTGTTCGCCG ATACATGGGTACAATCACTGGCATAAGTGACTTGGATCCTGTCCGGTGGCCAAATTCACATTGGCGATCAGTCAAG GTTGGCTGGGATGAATCAACAGCTGGAGACAGGCAGCCTAGAGTCTCCTTGTGGGAGATTGAACCATTGACAACATTCCCTATGTATCCATCACCATTTCCATTAAGACTTAAGCGACCATGGCCAGCAGGATTACCTTCTTTCCACG GCATCAAGGATGATGGTCTAGGCATGAATTCTCCACTTATGTGGCTACAAGGAGATGCAGGTAGAGGAATGCCATCTCTGAATTTTCCAGGGATTGGAGTTACACCGTGGATGCAGCCAAGGCTGGATGCTGCTTCCATGCTGGGTTTGCAGACTGACATTCACCAAGCTATGGCTGCTGCTGCGCTGCAAGACATGAGAGCAGTGGATCCCTCCAAATCAGCAACTACTACCCTTCTGCAATTCCAGCAACCTCAAAATCTATCCTGCAGGCCTGCTGCTTTAATGCAGTCCCAGATGTTGCAGCAGTCTCAGCCTCAGGCTTTTCTTCAGGGTGTTGAAGATAACCAACATCAGTCTCAGACTCAGGCTCAAACCCAACCGCCTCTTGTTCAGCAACAATTGCAGCAGCAGAATTCATTTAATAACCATCAACACCAACAGCAGTTACAGCATCCGCTGTCACAGCAACACCAGCAACTGGTCGATCATCAGCATATTTCTACTGGAGTGTCTGCCATGTCACAGTATACTCCGGCCTCACAGTCCCGGTCGTCACCTTTCCAAGCCATACCTTCACTATGCCAACAACAGAGTTTTTCTGACTCAAATGGGCACACCATGACCAGCCCTATTGTATCTCCCTTGCATGGTCTTTTGGGATCCTTTCCCCAAGATGAATCGTCCGGTCTGCTCAACTTGCCTAGATCCAacccagtaataacatctgctGCATGGCCATCTAAGCGGGCTGCTGTTGAAGTTCTGTCATCTGGATCTCCACAATGTGTTCTGCCCCAGGTGGAACAGTTGGGGCCCACCCAAACAAACATTTCTCATAATTCTATTTCGTTGCCACCCTTTCCTGGCAGGGAGTGCTCGATAGACCAAGCAGGGGGTACTGATCCACAGAGCCATCTCTTATTTGGTGTTAATATAGAGCCTTCATCTCTTCTATTGCAAAACGGGATGTCAAGCCTTAGGGGAGTTGGCAGCGAGAGTGACTCCACTACCATACCCTTCTCTTCTAATTATGCGAGTACTGCAGGCACTGATTTTTCAGTTAATCCAGCAATGACACCTTCCAGTTGCATTGAAGAATTGGGATTCTTGCAGTCTCCAGAGAATGTGGGCCAAGAAAACCCACAAACCAGAACCTTTGTTAAG GTTTATAAATCAGGGTCCTTCGGGAGGTCGTTGGATATCTCCAAATTTAGCAGCTACAATGAGCTGCGCAGTGAACTCGCACGCATGTTTGGCCTTGAAGGCCAGTTGGAGGACCCTTTGAGATCAGGCTGGCAGCTTGTATTTGTTGATCGGGAGAATGATGTTCTTCTCCTTGGTGATGATCCTTGGCC GGAGTTTGTGAACAGTGTGTGGTGCATCAAGATACTTTCACCGCAAGAAGTGCAGCAAATGGGCAAACGAGGCCTGGAGCTTCTAAACTCTGTTCCAGTTCAGAGGCTCTTGAATGGCAGTTGTGACGACTATGCGAGCCAGCAGGACTCGAGAAATTTGAGCTCTG GTGGAAAAGAGCTGCCTAATGGAAAAGAGCTGCCTAACTCTAGCTGGAACTTTATAATATAg